A genomic window from Chitinophaga pollutisoli includes:
- the thrC gene encoding threonine synthase — translation MQYYSLQNHQHRVSFREAVIRGLAPDKGLYFPVEIPRLEKDFIERIDEYDPQYIARKVIQPFIGADIPVQALTQIIRETLTFPFPLREVEDNVYALELFHGPTLAFKDVGARFMAGCLGYFRKEEEKPVTVLVATSGDTGGAVASGFYDVPGVEVVILYPSGKVSDLQEKQLTTLGRNIRALEIKGTFDDCQRLVKMAFLDEELQARRPLTSANSINVARWLPQMFYYFMAYRKVKQMKKEAVISVPSGNFGNICAGMMAAAMGLPVAHFIASTNVNDTVPRFLENGKYAPNPAVATLSNAMDVADPSNFVRILQLFAQNDRALKASLTAYRFTDAQTVAAMEDVYARRRYLMDPHGAVGYLGLKKYMDSHPGYCGIFLETAHPVKFANTMPDSLREAIQAPERVMILDGMEKEAVLMDADYAKMREWLLQTSKAAATADAK, via the coding sequence ATGCAGTATTATAGCCTTCAGAACCACCAGCACCGCGTTTCCTTCCGCGAAGCCGTTATCCGTGGGCTCGCGCCCGATAAAGGACTGTACTTCCCCGTGGAAATACCCCGCCTGGAAAAGGATTTCATCGAGCGCATCGACGAATACGATCCGCAGTACATCGCGCGCAAAGTGATCCAGCCGTTTATCGGTGCGGATATTCCCGTGCAGGCGCTGACGCAGATCATCCGCGAAACGCTCACCTTTCCCTTCCCGTTGCGGGAGGTGGAAGACAACGTGTACGCGCTGGAGTTGTTCCATGGCCCCACCCTCGCGTTTAAGGACGTGGGCGCGCGCTTCATGGCCGGTTGCCTGGGGTATTTCCGGAAAGAAGAAGAGAAACCGGTAACCGTATTGGTGGCTACTTCCGGCGATACCGGCGGTGCGGTGGCCAGCGGGTTCTATGACGTGCCCGGCGTGGAAGTGGTGATCCTCTACCCATCCGGCAAAGTGAGCGACCTGCAGGAAAAACAGCTCACCACCCTCGGCCGCAACATCCGCGCGCTGGAGATCAAAGGCACGTTCGACGACTGCCAGCGGCTGGTGAAAATGGCTTTCCTGGATGAGGAACTGCAGGCGCGGAGGCCCCTTACTTCCGCCAATTCCATCAACGTAGCCCGCTGGCTGCCGCAGATGTTTTATTATTTCATGGCGTACCGCAAGGTGAAACAGATGAAGAAAGAAGCCGTGATCTCCGTGCCCAGCGGCAACTTCGGAAACATCTGCGCCGGCATGATGGCCGCCGCGATGGGATTGCCCGTCGCCCACTTCATCGCCTCCACCAACGTCAACGATACCGTGCCCCGCTTCCTGGAAAACGGGAAGTACGCACCCAACCCCGCCGTGGCAACGCTTTCTAACGCGATGGATGTGGCAGACCCCAGCAATTTCGTGCGCATCCTGCAGCTCTTCGCGCAGAATGACCGTGCGCTGAAAGCCAGCCTCACCGCCTACCGTTTTACCGATGCGCAAACCGTGGCCGCTATGGAAGATGTGTACGCACGCCGCCGCTATCTCATGGACCCTCACGGCGCCGTGGGGTACCTCGGACTGAAAAAATACATGGACAGCCATCCCGGCTATTGCGGTATTTTCCTCGAAACAGCTCACCCGGTAAAATTCGCCAATACGATGCCCGACAGCCTGCGGGAAGCCATACAGGCGCCGGAGCGCGTGATGATACTGGACGGCATGGAAAAAGAAGCGGTGCTGATGGATGCCGATTATGCAAAAATGCGCGAGTGGCTCCTGCAAACCAGCAAAGCGGCCGCAACGGCGGATGCGAAATAA
- a CDS encoding aldo/keto reductase, translated as MEYRQLGDSNLKVSAITFGAWAIGGWMWGGAERKDATEAIRASIDRGVTSIDTAPIYGQGTSEEIVGEALVGIPRDKVQLLTKFGMTWEGTNGTFAFSSQDNAGKAIEIYKYAGRDSIIRECEASLRRMRTDYIDLYQIHWPDAATPIEETFEAVLRLKEQGKIREAGVCNYNVDQMKQADAVVKLASNQVPFSMVERNIEKELVPYCIENNKAILAYSPLQRGILTGKIKPDHQFEAGDHRPKTPFYQPDNIARINAFLSLIKPLAESKNATLAQLVIRWTIERPGITVALVGARNAGQAEQNAAAINVKLAPEEIDFINKHLYALQLV; from the coding sequence ATGGAATACAGACAATTAGGAGACAGCAATTTGAAAGTATCCGCCATCACCTTCGGCGCATGGGCCATCGGCGGGTGGATGTGGGGCGGCGCGGAGCGTAAGGACGCTACCGAAGCCATCCGCGCATCGATCGACCGCGGCGTTACCTCCATCGATACCGCACCCATTTACGGACAGGGCACCAGCGAAGAAATCGTAGGCGAAGCTCTCGTGGGCATCCCGCGCGATAAAGTGCAGCTGCTCACCAAATTCGGCATGACCTGGGAAGGCACCAACGGCACCTTCGCTTTCAGCAGCCAGGACAATGCCGGCAAAGCCATTGAAATCTACAAATACGCCGGCCGCGACAGCATCATCCGTGAGTGCGAAGCCAGCCTCCGCCGCATGCGTACCGATTACATCGACCTATACCAGATCCACTGGCCCGACGCTGCCACGCCCATCGAAGAAACCTTCGAAGCCGTGCTGCGCCTGAAAGAACAGGGCAAAATCCGCGAAGCGGGTGTCTGCAACTACAACGTTGATCAAATGAAGCAAGCCGACGCCGTGGTGAAACTCGCCTCCAACCAGGTGCCCTTCAGCATGGTGGAACGCAATATCGAAAAGGAACTGGTGCCGTATTGCATCGAAAACAATAAAGCCATCCTGGCTTACAGCCCGCTTCAGCGCGGCATCCTTACCGGTAAAATCAAACCTGATCACCAGTTCGAAGCCGGCGACCACCGTCCGAAAACGCCTTTCTATCAGCCGGACAATATCGCCCGCATCAACGCATTCCTGTCGCTGATCAAGCCGCTGGCGGAAAGTAAAAACGCCACCCTGGCACAACTCGTGATCCGCTGGACCATCGAGCGCCCGGGTATCACGGTAGCGCTCGTAGGTGCGCGTAACGCCGGCCAGGCGGAACAAAACGCCGCTGCGATCAACGTGAAGCTTGCTCCCGAAGAGATCGATTTCATCAACAAGCATTTGTACGCGTTACAGCTTGTTTAA
- a CDS encoding tetratricopeptide repeat protein: MKFRHVYWALPVLLYACGQQAGPGQQQDAPPADSLAVAIHNMRTDLAIQPENTELRTWLANALIEHNEFAGADSQANVLAGVPGKLPQALYIRGLIALRQRDSVKSIDLLRSAIHIQQDSSEYEAVMLTADMIAARGSYRDAVDYYRLAARIDSTSAEAPFLAGECLVRSMQPAAGLQLFQEAIRRDPAYAPAYIGIGQQLAEKGNWKEAVASFNMAAKADPTSADAFYHRGKALLILGNKAAGLDDLSKALSFRKNFPEAQHLLDSAKNL; the protein is encoded by the coding sequence ATGAAATTTCGCCATGTATATTGGGCGCTGCCCGTGTTGCTGTACGCCTGCGGCCAACAGGCCGGTCCCGGACAGCAGCAGGACGCGCCCCCTGCCGATTCCCTTGCCGTCGCCATTCACAATATGCGGACCGACCTGGCCATCCAGCCGGAGAATACCGAACTGCGCACCTGGCTCGCCAACGCCCTGATCGAGCACAACGAATTCGCCGGGGCCGACAGCCAGGCGAACGTGCTGGCCGGCGTACCCGGCAAACTGCCGCAGGCCCTGTATATCCGGGGGCTGATAGCGCTGCGGCAGCGGGATTCCGTCAAATCGATAGACCTCCTGCGTTCCGCCATCCATATTCAGCAGGATTCCAGCGAATACGAAGCCGTAATGCTCACGGCCGACATGATCGCGGCGCGCGGCAGCTATAGGGACGCGGTAGATTACTACCGCCTGGCCGCCAGGATAGACTCCACTTCGGCGGAAGCGCCATTCCTGGCGGGGGAATGCCTCGTACGCAGCATGCAACCCGCCGCCGGACTCCAACTTTTCCAGGAAGCCATCCGCCGCGATCCGGCTTATGCCCCGGCTTACATCGGCATTGGCCAGCAATTAGCGGAAAAAGGGAACTGGAAAGAAGCAGTCGCATCTTTCAACATGGCCGCCAAGGCCGACCCCACGAGCGCCGATGCCTTTTACCATCGCGGGAAAGCGTTACTGATACTGGGGAACAAAGCGGCGGGGCTCGACGATCTCAGCAAAGCCCTTTCGTTCCGGAAAAATTTCCCCGAAGCGCAACACCTGCTCGATTCGGCGAAAAATCTGTAG
- a CDS encoding heparin lyase I family protein yields MKSISFILFAAMTLMMATPGSSCRKPGRHLPDSLRCQPCSSPFTKIPLKAKQLSTTAAEDPGNVLAHLIDGQFSTRWSGLGDPQSIVIRLDSVTEIGEVKIAFHTSGHDARTSSFEVAVSRDSAHWATVVPVRNSEPGVTVFQSFPFDRTCARYIRITGHGNSVSDWNSYTELEVWGCVPDIVELHCNYETGDWTQWTNGLICRSVDTQFVAVTDTVREGRYAGRFMVRPGDKFRKRDSTLTSGERVEATLWNYARETENDDYYYGWSTLFPTDWTEPQRYGIIMQWHSHFDVPPPLAFDARANILRVNYNTGDCTNYWPPEHEDFDTILHNLNKGKWNDFIVHVKFKPDNTGIVEVWHRVEGHAAFNKIYSRPNMATLQWTSNIRRVELEYAIPYTRNGVNGWTSGLYVQHGLYRGDGGTNTNVLYHDNWSRGRSYNAVRNTFSQ; encoded by the coding sequence ATGAAATCCATCTCTTTTATACTTTTCGCGGCGATGACCTTAATGATGGCCACCCCGGGCTCCTCCTGCAGGAAGCCCGGCCGTCATCTGCCCGACAGCCTCCGTTGCCAGCCCTGCAGTTCGCCATTCACCAAAATCCCCCTGAAAGCGAAGCAACTCAGCACCACCGCAGCCGAAGACCCCGGCAATGTACTTGCCCATCTGATCGACGGACAATTCTCCACCCGCTGGTCGGGCCTTGGAGACCCGCAATCCATCGTTATCCGGCTCGATTCCGTGACGGAAATCGGCGAAGTGAAAATCGCCTTCCATACCAGCGGGCACGATGCCCGCACCTCCAGCTTCGAGGTGGCCGTTTCCCGCGACAGCGCGCATTGGGCGACCGTTGTCCCCGTCCGCAATTCGGAACCCGGGGTAACGGTTTTCCAGTCTTTCCCTTTCGACCGCACCTGCGCCAGGTACATCCGCATCACCGGCCACGGCAACAGCGTGAGCGATTGGAACAGCTACACGGAACTGGAAGTCTGGGGATGCGTCCCGGATATCGTTGAGTTGCATTGCAATTATGAAACCGGCGACTGGACGCAATGGACCAACGGTCTGATATGCCGCAGCGTTGACACCCAGTTCGTCGCTGTAACGGACACTGTCCGCGAAGGCCGGTACGCAGGGCGTTTCATGGTAAGGCCCGGCGACAAGTTCCGCAAAAGGGACAGCACGCTTACCAGCGGCGAGCGTGTGGAAGCCACTTTATGGAACTACGCCCGCGAAACGGAAAACGACGATTACTACTACGGATGGTCAACACTCTTCCCGACAGACTGGACCGAACCGCAACGGTATGGCATCATCATGCAATGGCACTCGCACTTCGATGTACCGCCGCCTTTGGCTTTTGATGCGCGCGCCAACATCCTGCGTGTCAACTACAACACCGGCGACTGCACGAATTACTGGCCGCCGGAGCACGAGGACTTCGATACGATCCTTCACAACCTGAACAAAGGCAAATGGAACGATTTCATCGTACACGTGAAGTTCAAGCCGGATAATACGGGTATCGTGGAAGTGTGGCATCGCGTGGAAGGGCATGCCGCCTTCAATAAGATTTATTCGCGGCCCAATATGGCAACCCTGCAATGGACGTCGAACATCCGGCGCGTGGAGCTGGAATACGCTATCCCTTACACCCGTAACGGCGTAAACGGATGGACGTCGGGGCTATATGTACAGCATGGCCTATATCGTGGTGACGGCGGCACCAATACCAACGTGTTGTACCACGACAACTGGAGCCGTGGGCGCTCTTACAACGCGGTAAGGAATACATTCTCCCAATAG
- the hppD gene encoding 4-hydroxyphenylpyruvate dioxygenase produces the protein MNTATVKPSTAQGTQDFLPLNGTDYVEFYVGNAKQAAHFYKTAFGFQSLAYAGPETGVKDRVSYVLVQNKLRFVLTTPLKPGGPIAEHIAEHGDGVKVLAIWVDDARQAFAETVKRGAKPYMEPTVEKDEFGEVVRSGIHTYGDTVHIFVERKNYQGPFLPGYRTWQSRYQPTSTGLQYVDHCVGNVGWNEMNTWVDFYSETMGFHNLVSFDDKDISTEYSALMSKVMSNGNGRIKFPINEPAEGKKKSQIEEYLDFYGGPGVQHIAIATNDIVHTVGELQARGVEFLTVPSSYYADLLERVGEIDEDLRPLEELGILVDRDEEGYLLQIFTKPLQDRPTVFFEIIQRKGAKSFGKGNFKALFESIEREQALRGNL, from the coding sequence ATGAACACTGCCACCGTAAAGCCATCAACCGCGCAGGGAACGCAAGACTTCCTGCCACTCAACGGAACCGACTACGTGGAGTTTTACGTGGGAAACGCCAAGCAGGCCGCGCATTTCTATAAAACGGCCTTCGGTTTCCAGTCGCTGGCATATGCCGGTCCCGAAACCGGTGTGAAAGACCGCGTTTCGTATGTACTGGTGCAGAATAAACTGCGCTTCGTACTGACCACGCCGCTCAAGCCAGGCGGCCCTATCGCCGAACACATCGCCGAGCATGGCGACGGGGTGAAGGTACTGGCCATCTGGGTGGATGACGCGCGCCAGGCGTTTGCCGAAACCGTGAAACGCGGCGCAAAACCTTACATGGAGCCCACCGTCGAGAAAGATGAGTTCGGTGAAGTGGTGCGCAGCGGTATTCATACTTATGGGGATACGGTTCACATTTTCGTGGAACGTAAAAATTACCAGGGCCCCTTCCTGCCGGGTTACCGCACCTGGCAAAGCCGCTACCAGCCCACCAGCACCGGCTTGCAATATGTAGACCACTGCGTAGGTAATGTAGGCTGGAATGAAATGAATACCTGGGTAGATTTTTATAGCGAAACCATGGGCTTCCACAACCTCGTTTCGTTCGACGACAAGGATATTTCCACCGAATATTCCGCGCTCATGTCTAAAGTGATGAGCAATGGCAACGGCAGGATCAAATTCCCCATCAACGAACCTGCCGAAGGCAAAAAGAAATCCCAGATCGAGGAATACCTCGATTTTTATGGCGGCCCCGGTGTTCAGCACATCGCCATCGCCACCAATGACATCGTGCATACTGTGGGCGAACTGCAGGCGCGTGGCGTGGAATTCCTCACCGTGCCTTCGTCCTATTACGCCGACCTGCTGGAAAGGGTAGGCGAAATCGATGAAGACCTTCGTCCGCTGGAAGAACTGGGCATCCTGGTAGACCGCGATGAGGAAGGCTACCTGCTGCAGATTTTCACCAAACCGCTGCAAGACAGGCCCACCGTATTTTTCGAGATCATCCAGCGCAAAGGCGCCAAATCCTTCGGGAAAGGCAACTTCAAGGCGCTGTTCGAAAGTATCGAGCGCGAACAGGCGCTGCGCGGCAACTTATAA
- the thrA gene encoding bifunctional aspartate kinase/homoserine dehydrogenase I: MQVLKFGGTSVGSAKAISQVCDILASYKRKGVLAVVASAMSGTTDKLIRCGQIAAEGNEHYRDILRDIEQLHLDTVRQLFPITAQSSLLSQVKKQLNQLEALCDGIFQVGEMSNRCRDKVMSYGELLSSWMLAEKLRLNGQNAAWKDSRDLILTDNQFGSALVNFEATDHNITGFFHQQQAEIVVLPGFIASNADRDTTTLGRGGSDYTAAIIAAATDASVLEIWTDVSGMMTADPRIVPQAIAIPRISYEEAMELSHFGAKVIYPPTIQPVMNRRIPILIKNTFDPEASGTLIQDNGEKPYPVTGISGIRGIALLTLEGSGMVGIPGFSRRLFDALLQEKVNVILITQSSSEHSITVGINESDMLKAKAAVDSEFSQEIYDKRIEPLTVEKDLCIVAVVGDNMKNHHGMSGRLFGALGRNAINVRAIAQGSTEKNISAVIGKNDLRKALNVIHEVFFESDTRQLNIFVAGTGNVGGKLLEQLQQQEAYLRSELGLQVRIIALANSRKMHFSESGIPLAGWKDALEQGEAMDLAAFAARIPQMNLRNSVFVDNTASDAVAALYPNFLQHGISVVTCNKIACSSEYAAYKKLKDLARKYNASFLFETNVGAGLPVINTLNDLVRSGDKVQTIEAVLSGSLNFVFNNFVNGSSFRQVVKAAQDEGYTEPDPRIDLSGKDVMRKILILARESGAVLEMDDIENHSFLPDACLNAPDVPAFFEQLDVCAAHFGQLLKNAADKGERLKFVARYHMGKASVGLQSVGPQHPFYQLEGKDNIVLFTTHRYAAQPLIVKGAGAGADVTASGIFADIIRTVR, translated from the coding sequence ATGCAGGTCCTAAAATTCGGCGGCACCTCCGTAGGCAGCGCCAAAGCCATCAGCCAGGTATGCGATATCCTTGCCAGTTATAAACGTAAAGGCGTTTTGGCCGTCGTAGCTTCCGCCATGAGCGGCACCACCGACAAACTCATCCGTTGCGGACAAATCGCCGCGGAAGGAAACGAACATTACCGCGACATCCTCCGCGACATCGAACAACTCCACCTCGACACCGTTCGCCAACTCTTCCCCATCACCGCGCAAAGCAGCCTGCTCAGCCAGGTTAAAAAACAACTCAACCAGCTCGAAGCCCTTTGCGACGGCATCTTCCAGGTCGGCGAAATGTCTAACCGCTGCCGCGATAAAGTAATGAGCTACGGCGAGCTCCTCTCCTCCTGGATGCTGGCGGAAAAATTACGCCTTAACGGACAGAACGCCGCCTGGAAAGACAGCCGCGACCTCATCCTGACCGACAACCAGTTCGGCAGCGCCCTCGTCAACTTCGAAGCTACCGACCATAACATCACCGGCTTTTTCCACCAGCAACAGGCCGAGATCGTTGTGCTGCCCGGCTTCATCGCATCCAACGCCGACCGCGACACCACCACGCTCGGCCGCGGCGGCTCCGATTATACCGCAGCCATCATCGCCGCCGCAACGGACGCCAGCGTACTGGAGATCTGGACCGACGTCAGCGGTATGATGACCGCCGACCCGCGCATCGTGCCGCAGGCCATCGCCATCCCGCGCATTTCCTACGAAGAAGCGATGGAGCTGTCGCACTTCGGCGCCAAAGTCATCTACCCGCCCACCATCCAGCCGGTGATGAACCGCCGTATCCCCATCCTCATTAAAAATACTTTCGACCCCGAAGCCAGCGGCACCCTCATACAGGACAACGGCGAAAAGCCCTACCCCGTTACCGGCATCTCCGGCATCAGGGGCATCGCATTGCTCACGCTCGAAGGCAGCGGCATGGTGGGCATCCCGGGGTTCTCGCGCCGACTGTTCGACGCGCTCCTGCAGGAAAAAGTGAACGTCATCCTCATCACCCAAAGCTCCAGCGAGCATTCCATCACCGTGGGCATCAACGAAAGCGACATGCTCAAAGCCAAGGCTGCGGTCGACAGCGAGTTCTCCCAGGAAATTTACGACAAGCGCATCGAGCCGCTCACTGTCGAGAAGGACCTCTGCATCGTGGCCGTTGTGGGCGACAATATGAAAAACCACCACGGCATGAGCGGACGGCTCTTCGGCGCGCTGGGGCGCAACGCCATCAACGTGCGGGCCATCGCGCAGGGATCTACGGAGAAAAACATCTCCGCCGTGATCGGGAAGAACGACCTGCGCAAGGCCCTGAACGTTATCCATGAAGTTTTCTTCGAATCGGATACCCGCCAGCTGAACATCTTCGTTGCCGGCACAGGCAACGTGGGCGGGAAGCTGCTGGAGCAATTGCAGCAGCAGGAAGCCTACCTCCGCAGCGAGCTGGGATTGCAGGTGCGCATTATCGCGCTGGCTAACAGCCGCAAAATGCATTTCTCGGAAAGCGGCATCCCGCTGGCAGGATGGAAAGACGCGCTGGAACAGGGCGAAGCCATGGACCTCGCAGCATTCGCCGCCCGCATCCCGCAAATGAACCTCCGCAACAGCGTGTTCGTCGACAACACCGCCAGCGACGCCGTTGCAGCCCTGTACCCTAACTTCCTGCAACATGGGATTTCAGTGGTGACCTGCAACAAGATCGCCTGCTCGTCGGAGTATGCAGCATATAAGAAATTAAAAGACCTGGCCCGCAAATACAATGCGTCGTTCCTGTTCGAAACCAATGTAGGCGCGGGGCTCCCGGTCATCAATACCCTCAACGACCTCGTGCGCAGCGGCGACAAAGTGCAGACCATCGAAGCCGTGTTAAGCGGCAGCCTGAACTTCGTGTTCAACAATTTCGTAAACGGATCCAGCTTCCGGCAGGTGGTGAAAGCCGCGCAGGACGAAGGTTACACCGAGCCAGATCCCCGCATCGACCTCAGCGGGAAAGACGTGATGCGAAAAATCCTCATCCTCGCCCGCGAAAGCGGCGCTGTGCTGGAGATGGACGATATCGAAAACCATTCCTTCCTCCCCGACGCCTGCCTCAACGCACCCGACGTGCCCGCCTTCTTCGAGCAACTCGATGTATGCGCCGCCCATTTCGGCCAGTTGCTGAAAAACGCGGCAGACAAGGGCGAGCGGCTGAAGTTCGTAGCCCGTTACCATATGGGCAAGGCTTCCGTGGGATTGCAGTCGGTAGGCCCGCAGCATCCGTTTTACCAGCTGGAAGGAAAGGACAACATCGTGCTGTTTACCACCCACCGCTACGCAGCGCAGCCGCTGATCGTGAAGGGCGCGGGCGCGGGGGCCGATGTTACCGCTTCGGGCATATTCGCAGACATTATCAGAACCGTTCGTTAA
- a CDS encoding homoserine kinase, which produces MNQDNKPSVTVFAPATVANVACGFDVIGLALESTGDEMDIRLSDTPGVRITSIEGAKLPLEASQNVAGVALQALLHEYGKPETGMEIAIRKNIHPGSGIGSSAASAAGAVAGGNMLLNNHFSPEALIRFAMEGERLACGTPHADNVAPAILGGFTLVRSYQPLDVIALHTPADLWVTVIHPQIEVRTADAREILKQQVMLKDAIRQWGNVGALVAGLYREDYDLIARSLEDVIVEPIRSILIPAFHDLKLRCREAGALGGGISGSGPSVFMLSKGEANARSVAAMMESIYAPLGVDYHIHVSRISSTGVKAIKAHQHAVL; this is translated from the coding sequence ATGAACCAGGACAATAAACCTTCCGTTACGGTATTCGCCCCGGCCACCGTAGCCAACGTCGCCTGCGGGTTCGACGTGATCGGGCTGGCGCTGGAGAGCACCGGCGACGAGATGGACATCCGCCTGTCGGATACCCCCGGCGTGCGGATCACTTCCATCGAAGGCGCGAAGCTGCCGCTGGAAGCGTCGCAGAACGTGGCCGGCGTGGCGCTGCAGGCATTGCTGCACGAATACGGCAAGCCGGAAACCGGGATGGAGATCGCCATCCGCAAAAACATCCATCCCGGCAGCGGTATCGGGTCCAGCGCGGCCAGCGCGGCCGGCGCCGTGGCGGGGGGCAATATGCTGCTCAACAACCACTTCTCCCCGGAAGCGCTGATCCGTTTCGCGATGGAAGGTGAGCGCCTGGCCTGCGGCACGCCGCATGCCGACAACGTGGCGCCGGCCATCCTGGGCGGTTTCACGCTCGTGCGCAGCTACCAGCCGCTGGATGTGATCGCCCTGCACACGCCCGCCGATCTCTGGGTGACGGTTATCCATCCCCAGATCGAAGTACGCACGGCAGACGCCCGGGAGATCCTCAAGCAGCAGGTGATGCTGAAAGACGCCATCCGCCAGTGGGGCAACGTAGGCGCGCTCGTGGCCGGCCTTTACCGCGAAGATTACGACCTGATCGCCCGTTCGCTGGAAGACGTGATCGTGGAGCCGATCCGCTCCATTCTCATCCCCGCGTTCCACGACCTCAAGCTCCGCTGCCGCGAGGCGGGGGCCCTGGGCGGAGGGATCTCGGGCAGCGGCCCGTCGGTTTTCATGCTCAGCAAAGGCGAAGCCAACGCACGTTCCGTAGCGGCCATGATGGAATCCATCTACGCACCGCTCGGCGTCGACTACCACATTCACGTTTCCCGCATCAGTTCCACCGGCGTAAAAGCCATCAAAGCCCATCAACATGCAGTATTATAG
- a CDS encoding homogentisate 1,2-dioxygenase, whose protein sequence is MPHYHTLGQIPHKRHTQFRKPDGSLYSEQLFSTEGFSSHYSLLYHCHPPTEIVKVDEPYAAAPRVAEEKMLKHRSFQGFNIQPENDYLASRKPVLVNSDCHLSLAAPRSSMKDYFYKNADADELIFVHEGSGTLRTQYGRIDFGYGDYLSIPRGTIYQLEFSHTDNRLFIVESFSPIRFPKRYLSPYGQLLEHAPFCERDIRQPKDLETIDQAGDFIINIKKKGVMYPIHYGHHPFDVIGWDGCEYPFALSIHDFEPITGRVHQPPPVHQTFEGHNFVVCSFVPRLYDYHPQAVPAPYNHSNIDSDEVLYYVDGDFMSRKHVTRGMITLHPGGIPHGPHPGAVEKSLGAKETKELAVMVDTFHPLQVTQEALGIEDERYVMSWAE, encoded by the coding sequence ATGCCACATTATCATACGCTCGGGCAGATTCCGCATAAGCGGCATACCCAGTTTCGTAAACCGGACGGCTCCCTGTATTCCGAACAACTGTTCTCCACGGAAGGGTTTTCCTCCCATTATTCGCTGCTCTACCACTGCCATCCGCCTACCGAGATCGTGAAAGTAGACGAGCCCTACGCCGCCGCGCCCCGCGTAGCCGAGGAGAAAATGCTCAAACACCGCAGTTTCCAGGGTTTCAACATCCAGCCCGAAAACGACTACCTGGCTTCCCGCAAACCCGTGTTGGTCAACAGCGACTGCCATCTTTCCCTCGCCGCCCCACGCAGCAGCATGAAAGATTACTTCTATAAAAACGCGGACGCCGACGAGCTGATCTTCGTCCACGAAGGCTCCGGCACCCTCCGCACCCAATATGGCCGCATCGATTTCGGGTACGGCGATTACCTGTCCATCCCCCGCGGCACCATTTACCAGCTGGAATTCTCGCATACGGATAACCGCCTCTTCATCGTGGAGTCTTTCAGCCCGATCCGGTTCCCGAAACGCTACCTCAGTCCATACGGCCAGCTCCTGGAGCACGCCCCCTTCTGCGAACGCGATATCCGCCAGCCCAAAGACCTCGAAACTATCGACCAGGCCGGCGATTTCATCATCAATATCAAAAAGAAAGGCGTGATGTACCCCATTCACTACGGGCATCATCCTTTCGACGTGATCGGCTGGGATGGCTGCGAATATCCCTTCGCGCTGTCCATCCACGACTTCGAGCCCATCACCGGCCGCGTCCACCAGCCGCCGCCGGTGCACCAGACTTTCGAAGGCCACAACTTCGTAGTGTGCTCCTTCGTTCCCCGCCTGTACGACTACCATCCGCAGGCCGTTCCCGCGCCTTACAACCACAGCAATATCGACAGCGATGAAGTGCTGTATTACGTAGACGGTGATTTCATGAGCCGCAAGCACGTCACCCGCGGCATGATCACCCTGCACCCCGGCGGCATCCCGCACGGGCCGCACCCGGGGGCGGTGGAGAAAAGCCTCGGCGCCAAAGAAACCAAAGAACTGGCCGTGATGGTCGATACCTTCCACCCCCTGCAGGTAACGCAGGAGGCCCTCGGTATCGAAGACGAGCGTTACGTGATGAGCTGGGCCGAATAA